A portion of the Ricinus communis isolate WT05 ecotype wild-type chromosome 10, ASM1957865v1, whole genome shotgun sequence genome contains these proteins:
- the LOC8287115 gene encoding probable pectinesterase/pectinesterase inhibitor 21, translating to MSYGEDSKRKKRLAIIGVSSFLLVAMVVAVTVSIGFNNDGESEDDINGKNHKSKEVSASMKAIKTLCQPTYYKQTCERSLAKSAGNTTDPKELIKIAFKLAEKQIDSASKKSLTLLELEKDPRTRGALNSCKELMTMSINELRSSLEKVADFDFSQLDELMADIKTWLSAAITYEETCLDAFENTTTNAGEKMKKALKTAMEMSSNGLDIVSGISSVLTDLQIPGVSRRLLQDDIPVAGHGDISQAFPAWIDPGTRRLLSAPPSNIKPDLVVAKDGSGDYKTILEALPQIPKKSNETFVLYIKEGIYEEYVEFNRSMTNLVVIGDGPDKTRITGSKNFVDGINTYRTATVAVIGDNFVARNIGFENSAGAIKHQAVALRVSSDYAVFYNCSMDGYQDTLYTHAKRQFYRDCTVSGTIDFVFGDAPVVFQNCTFLVRKPLENQQCIVTAQGRKARRQPSAIIIQNSTITAHPELEPVKDQYKSYLGRPWKEFSRTIIMETFIDDLIQPEGWSPWFGSFGLKTCWYGEYNNYGPGSDMKNRVKWNGIKPVSRQHAIDFTPGRFLRGDSWIKPTGVPYAPYLTRP from the exons ATGTCCTACGGAGAAGATtcaaagaggaagaagagattAGCCATTATTGGCGtctcttcttttctccttGTAGCTATGGTGGTTGCTGTCACCGTTAGTATTGGTTTCAACAATGATGGAGAGAGCGAAGATGACATTAACGGAAAAAACCACAAAAGCAAAGAGGTGTCTGCCTCCATGAAAGCCATCAAAACTCTTTGCCAGCCCACATATTATAAGCAAACATGCGAACGAAGCCTTGCAAAATCTGCAGGAAACACGACCGACCCCAAAGAACTTATTAAGATTGCATTCAAGCTTGCTGAGAAACAAATTGATTCTGCTTCCAAGAAATCACTTACCTTGCTAGAACTCGAAAAGGATCCAAGAACTCGTGGTGCTCTTAATAGCTGCAAAGAACTCATGACCATGTCTATTAATGAGCTTCGGAGCTCCTTGGAAAAAGTTGCAGACTTTGATTTTAGCCAATTGGATGAACTGATGGCAGACATAAAGACTTGGCTTAGCGCTGCCATTACTTACGAAGAGACTTGCCTGGATGCATTCGAAAATACAACTACCAATGCTGgagagaaaatgaagaagGCATTAAAGACTGCAATGGAAATGAGTAGCAATGGTCTTGACATTGTTTCAGGAATCTCTTCTGTGCTTACAGATCTTCAGATCCCAGGTGTAAGTCGCCGCCTTCTTCAGGATGACATTCCTGTTGCAGGACATGGTGATATATCCCAAGCATTTCCTGCCTGGATCGATCCTGGTACACGACGACTCCTTAGTGCTCCTCCTTCAAATATTAAGCCAGATCTTGTTGTTGCTAAGGATGGCAGTGGAGACTACAAAACTATCCTCGAAGCATTGCCACAAATCCCCAAAAAGAGCAACGAGACTTTTGTGCTTTATATCAAGGAAGGAATCTACGAAGAGTATGTTGAGTTCAATAGGAGCATGACCAACTTGGTGGTTATTGGAGATGGTCCTGATAAGACTCGCATCACTGGTAGCAAGAATTTTGTCGACGGAATCAACACCTACCGCACCGCAACAGTTG CTGTTATTGGAGACAACTTTGTGGCTAGGAATATTGGGTTTGAAAATAGTGCTGGTGCCATTAAACATCAAGCTGTAGCATTGAGGGTTTCATCAGATTATGCTGTCTTCTACAATTGCTCAATGGATGGTTACCAAGACACACTATACACACATGCCAAGCGCCAGTTCTACCGTGATTGCACCGTTTCAGGAACCATCGATTTCGTATTTGGTGATGCGCCAGTCGTCTTCCAAAATTGTACATTCTTGGTTCGCAAGCCTTTAGAAAACCAACAGTGCATAGTGACTGCACAAGGCAGGAAGGCAAGGAGACAACCATCAGCTATTATCATTCAAAACAGCACAATCACTGCTCATCCTGAATTGGAACCTGTCAAGGACCAGTACAAGTCATATCTTGGCAGGCCGTGGAAAGAGTTCTCAAGAACAATCATCATGGAGACTTTCATTGATGATTTGATTCAACCTGAAGGATGGTCCCCTTGGTTCGGAAGTTTTGGACTGAAAACTTGTTGGTATGGAGAATACAATAACTACGGTCCTGGTTCGGACATGAAAAACCGTGTAAAATGGAACGGAATTAAGCCTGTTTCTCGCCAGCACGCCATAGATTTCACACCAGGAAGATTTCTCCGAGGAGATAGCTGGATCAAGCCAACAGGAGTGCCTTATGCACCCTACTTGACGAGACCTTGA